Proteins encoded within one genomic window of Geotalea daltonii FRC-32:
- a CDS encoding 23S rRNA (pseudouridine(1915)-N(3))-methyltransferase RlmH has translation MRLKVLWVGKTQEEWVRRGIDEYAGRIGRYMSIDLAEARDEKGAAVEAMREREGERLLKLLPKNARLVLLDERGEQMSSPELARFLATNRDGGTQELVFVIGGAYGFSDSLRAKAFKTISLSRMTFTHQMVRIFLLEQLYRGFTIINGEPYHH, from the coding sequence ATGAGGCTCAAGGTCCTCTGGGTCGGTAAAACCCAGGAGGAATGGGTGAGGCGCGGCATTGACGAATATGCCGGCCGCATTGGCAGATATATGTCCATTGATCTCGCCGAAGCCAGGGATGAGAAGGGGGCAGCTGTCGAGGCAATGCGAGAGCGGGAGGGGGAGCGGCTTTTGAAGCTGTTGCCGAAAAATGCCCGGCTGGTGCTCCTTGATGAACGGGGTGAGCAGATGAGCTCCCCGGAACTGGCCCGCTTCCTGGCCACCAACCGGGACGGCGGCACCCAGGAACTGGTCTTCGTCATCGGCGGCGCCTACGGCTTCAGTGACAGCCTGCGGGCAAAGGCATTCAAAACCATCTCTTTGTCCCGTATGACCTTTACCCACCAAATGGTGCGTATTTTTCTGCTGGAGCAACTCTATCGGGGCTTTACCATTATCAACGGCGAGCCCTATCACCATTAA
- a CDS encoding flavodoxin family protein, with protein MNFIAINGSPHAQRGNTGLLLDKVVEGVQSAGGTVEMVYLSKIKVNPCVGCDVCHKTGSCPIPDDFEELKKKLLACDGFILASPNYIMSVSAQLKALFDRCCGIIHCQAMDGKYGVVVETSGGGGDEQVIDYMQRVVGMLGAWSVGSVGSSIAGERLFPDQDRLFAKATALGEELYRATLEKREYPDQAGAKLALSAYMRGLVDLMKDFWRYEYDYWTKLGK; from the coding sequence ATGAATTTCATTGCCATTAACGGCAGCCCCCACGCTCAGCGCGGCAATACGGGTCTACTTCTGGATAAGGTGGTGGAAGGGGTACAGAGCGCCGGCGGCACCGTGGAGATGGTTTACCTTTCGAAAATAAAGGTAAATCCCTGCGTGGGTTGCGATGTCTGCCACAAGACGGGCAGCTGTCCCATCCCCGACGATTTCGAGGAGCTGAAGAAGAAGCTTCTGGCCTGCGATGGTTTCATCCTTGCCAGCCCCAACTACATAATGAGCGTTTCCGCCCAATTGAAGGCGTTGTTCGACCGCTGTTGCGGCATCATTCATTGCCAGGCCATGGACGGCAAGTATGGCGTGGTGGTGGAGACATCCGGCGGAGGAGGCGATGAGCAGGTGATCGACTACATGCAGCGGGTGGTTGGCATGCTCGGGGCATGGTCCGTCGGCAGCGTCGGTTCATCCATTGCCGGTGAGCGCCTTTTTCCCGATCAGGACCGGTTGTTTGCCAAGGCAACGGCACTGGGGGAGGAACTGTATCGCGCCACACTGGAAAAAAGGGAGTATCCCGATCAGGCAGGGGCCAAGCTTGCCCTCAGTGCCTACATGCGCGGGTTGGTGGATTTGATGAAGGATTTCTGGCGCTATGAATATGATTACTGGACCAAACTGGGAAAATAG
- the gpmI gene encoding 2,3-bisphosphoglycerate-independent phosphoglycerate mutase, translated as MPKQPLMLMILDGWGINPQRENNAIAQARTPNMDRLCAEYPCTEMGTSGMSVGLPEGQMGNSEVGHLNIGAGRIVYQDLTRISKSIEDGDFFTNPVLLDCIAKTKAAGGRLHLAGLLSDGGVHSQNTHLYALLRLAKQQGLDEVFIHCLLDGRDTPPQSGADYLAQLEEEIARIGCGRIATVIGRFYAMDRDNRWERVEKAYRAIVCGDGEEFSSAAAAIDKSYENGVTDEFVLPSVITAGGAAIGKINDGDGFIFFNYRSDRAREITRSLTDIAFAGFQRPCWANLASYVCMTTYDETFGLPVAFGPEELKNILGEVLGRAGLRQLRIAETEKYAHVTFFFNGGSEVPFPGEDRALIPSPKEVATYDQKPEMSVYHVTEELLRRLDQDIYDVIILNFANADMVGHTGIMSAAIKAIEAVDECVGTLVDKVRSLGGRVLITADHGNAEIMTDEAGGPHTAHTCDVVPFILVDDTRKSVKLQPAILADIAPTMLEILGVEKPKEMTGKSLITNA; from the coding sequence ATGCCGAAACAGCCGCTCATGCTGATGATTCTGGATGGATGGGGGATCAATCCACAGCGGGAGAATAACGCCATTGCCCAGGCGCGAACCCCCAACATGGATCGGCTCTGCGCCGAATATCCCTGTACCGAAATGGGAACATCGGGCATGTCGGTTGGCCTTCCCGAGGGGCAGATGGGCAATTCGGAGGTGGGGCATCTCAATATCGGCGCCGGGCGCATCGTTTATCAGGACCTGACCCGCATCTCCAAGTCCATAGAAGATGGAGATTTCTTCACCAATCCGGTGCTTCTGGACTGCATAGCCAAAACCAAGGCTGCCGGCGGCAGGTTGCATCTGGCCGGACTTCTTTCCGATGGTGGAGTCCATTCCCAGAACACCCATCTTTATGCCCTGCTCAGGCTGGCAAAGCAGCAGGGATTGGATGAGGTCTTCATCCATTGTCTGCTGGACGGCCGGGATACACCTCCCCAGAGCGGGGCAGACTACCTGGCTCAGCTGGAGGAGGAAATCGCAAGGATCGGTTGCGGCCGTATCGCCACGGTTATCGGCCGCTTTTATGCCATGGATCGGGATAACCGGTGGGAACGGGTGGAAAAGGCCTACCGGGCCATTGTCTGCGGCGATGGTGAGGAATTCTCCTCGGCTGCAGCAGCCATCGACAAGAGTTATGAAAACGGCGTCACCGACGAATTTGTCCTTCCTTCCGTTATTACTGCGGGGGGGGCTGCCATTGGCAAAATCAACGATGGCGACGGGTTTATCTTCTTCAATTACCGTTCGGACCGTGCCCGGGAGATTACCCGCAGCCTGACCGACATCGCTTTTGCCGGTTTCCAGCGCCCCTGCTGGGCAAATCTCGCCTCCTATGTCTGCATGACCACCTATGATGAGACCTTCGGCCTGCCGGTAGCCTTCGGCCCGGAGGAACTGAAAAATATCCTCGGCGAGGTGCTGGGCCGGGCGGGGCTCCGTCAGCTGCGCATTGCCGAGACGGAGAAATATGCCCACGTTACCTTTTTCTTTAACGGCGGCAGCGAGGTTCCCTTTCCCGGCGAAGACCGGGCGCTGATTCCCTCGCCGAAAGAGGTGGCTACTTATGACCAGAAGCCGGAAATGAGCGTCTATCACGTTACCGAAGAGCTCCTGCGGCGGCTTGATCAGGATATATACGATGTCATAATTCTCAACTTCGCCAATGCCGACATGGTGGGGCATACCGGCATCATGAGCGCCGCCATCAAAGCCATCGAAGCGGTTGACGAATGTGTTGGCACGCTGGTGGACAAAGTGCGAAGCCTTGGCGGCCGGGTCCTCATTACTGCCGATCACGGCAATGCCGAAATCATGACAGATGAGGCCGGCGGTCCCCATACGGCCCATACCTGCGATGTGGTCCCTTTTATTCTGGTTGACGATACGCGGAAATCGGTGAAGCTGCAACCGGCGATCCTGGCCGACATTGCACCGACCATGCTGGAGATCCTGGGGGTGGAGAAACCGAAGGAAATGACCGGCAAAAGCCTTATTACGAACGCGTAA
- a CDS encoding lactate utilization protein: protein MSQSKELMDWTFEQKCKKAVAALEKNGFTAIYCQSGKDVHDYIVKEAADAANIGFGGSMSVAELEVADQLRAQGKEILNHGQPGLSLEEKMATMRRQLTCDLFLTGTNALTLSGILVNIDASGNRVGSMFFGPKKVIVVAGRNKLVDGDIDAAVKRVKDWASPPNARRLNYNTPCSKTGFCSDCNSPDRICRITTVIDRKPRLTDMRVLVVNEDLGL from the coding sequence ATGAGTCAAAGCAAGGAATTGATGGACTGGACATTTGAGCAGAAGTGCAAAAAGGCCGTGGCCGCCCTGGAAAAGAATGGTTTCACGGCGATCTACTGCCAAAGCGGAAAGGATGTCCATGACTATATCGTGAAAGAAGCGGCCGATGCAGCAAATATAGGCTTCGGCGGCTCCATGTCCGTGGCGGAACTGGAGGTTGCCGATCAACTCAGGGCCCAGGGGAAGGAGATATTGAACCATGGCCAGCCCGGTCTGTCCCTGGAAGAAAAGATGGCCACCATGAGACGTCAGCTCACCTGCGATCTGTTCCTTACCGGGACCAATGCCCTGACCCTTTCCGGCATTCTCGTCAATATCGATGCCTCGGGCAATCGGGTCGGTTCCATGTTCTTCGGACCGAAAAAAGTGATCGTCGTTGCCGGGCGCAACAAGCTGGTTGATGGCGACATCGATGCCGCCGTCAAGAGGGTCAAGGACTGGGCCAGTCCCCCCAATGCCAGGCGCCTCAATTATAATACTCCCTGCTCGAAGACCGGCTTCTGCTCCGATTGCAATTCCCCGGACCGCATCTGCCGCATTACCACAGTCATCGACAGAAAGCCGCGCCTTACCGACATGAGGGTGCTGGTGGTCAACGAGGACCTGGGTCTTTAG